One Nicotiana sylvestris chromosome 12, ASM39365v2, whole genome shotgun sequence genomic window carries:
- the LOC138884041 gene encoding uncharacterized protein — protein MAASPNFEEGQSTYRPPRFNGQYYDWWKTRMHDFIMADNSELWDVICDSPHVPMKKLGETGPMVPKDRKEYSDVDKKTVEKNYRSKKILVKQSKIDMLTTEYELFRMKDDESIQDMHTILTSIINEFHSLGDVIPRNKLVRKILSVLGGSWESKVNAITKAKDLQTLTMDELIGNLKTYEMKIKKDSERREPKKEKNLLLKVENSDSSEEDSDMPILLKDFKRWFEEMVVYIKEAVQEQYKQNPDKATKRNPVPDKRFSRKRVADNIVKQALAAWSDDDEEDENDEVNFRDVQRNLKSYSSKKLRSLANVLIAAYYNLINDKEILTLELGYTEESRDDLMFCVLDLNKTIANPEKEKEVLNKKINSVENERDNLMVVVVDLKETIEVFSNEKHTLEKKNAATEQEKDDSLVIITDLEETIEKLKSELRPASIEKGKEVASESHIKLEKELNDVKTSLCGELEKNR, from the exons ATGGCTGCTTCAcccaactttgaggaaggacaatcaacctacagacctcctagattcaatggtcagtactacgACTGGTGGAAGACTCgtatgcatgattttataatggcTGACAACTCAGAACTGTGGGACGTCATTTGTGATAgtccacatgttcctatgaagAAGCTTGGAGAAACTGGACCAATGGTGCCTAAAGACAGAAAAGAGTATAGTGATGTTGATAAAAAAACCGTAGAAAAGAATTATCGTTCCAAGAAAATTTTG GTAAAACagtccaagattgacatgcttaccactgagtatgagctctttaggatgaaggatgatgagtctatacaagatatgcacactaTATTAacatccatcataaatgagtttcattcacttggagatgtcattcccagaaacaagcttgtaaggaagaTTCTCAGTGTTCTAGGTGGTTCTTGGGAgagtaaggtaaatgccatcactAAAGCTAAAGATTTGcaaactctaaccatggatgagctgattggaaatctgaagacatacgagatgaaaataaagaaagacagTGAGAGAAGAGAGcccaagaaggaaaagaacctgttGCTCAAGGTTGAAAACAGTGACTCAAGTGAAGAAGATAGTGATATGCCTATCTTActaaaagatttcaaaagatggttcgaagaaatggtggtatacATAAAAGAGGCAGTTCAA GAACAATACAAACAAAACCCTGACAAAGCAACAAAAAGGAACCCGGTTCCAGACAAACGATTCAGTCGAAAACGTGTAGCTGACAATATTGTGAAGCAAGCCCTTGCTGCTTGG TCTGACGATGATGAGGAGGATGaaaatgatgaggtaaattttagggatgttcagagaaatctgaagtcctactcttctaagaaattaaggtcattagcaaatgttctaATTGCTGCATATTATAACCTTATCAATGACAAGGAGATCTTGACCTTAGAGCTAGGATATACTGAAGAATCTAGAGATGATCTGATGTTCTGTGTTTTAGATCTTAATAAGACCATAGCTAAtcctgaaaaagaaaaggaagttttGAATAAAAAGATAAATAgtgtagaaaatgagagagatAACCTGATGGTAGTGGTCGTTGATTTGAAGGAAACTATAGAAGTATTTAGCAATGAAAAGCATACTCTAGAAAAGAAAAATGCAGCTACTGAGCAAGAGAAGGATGATTCTTTAGTGATAATCACTGATCTAGAGGAAACTATTGAGAAACTCAAATCAGAACTTAGGCCTGCAAGTAttgagaaaggaaaagaagtaGCTAGTGAGTCacacatcaaact